A genomic window from Flavobacterium hankyongi includes:
- a CDS encoding gamma carbonic anhydrase family protein, protein MVIKEVNGKYPNIPEDCFVAENATIVGDVTLGESCSIWFNAVLRGDVHFIKIGNKVNIQDGAIIHCTYQKHPTVIGNNVSIGHNAIVHGCTVHDNVLIGMGAIVMDNCVIESNSIIAAGSVVTQNTVVESGTIYAGIPAKKVKDIDQSDFAGEIERISNNYVMYSSWFK, encoded by the coding sequence ATGGTAATTAAAGAAGTAAATGGGAAGTATCCCAATATTCCTGAAGATTGTTTTGTAGCAGAAAATGCGACTATTGTTGGAGATGTTACTTTAGGAGAATCTTGTAGTATATGGTTTAATGCAGTATTGCGTGGTGACGTTCATTTTATTAAAATTGGAAATAAAGTCAATATTCAGGATGGCGCTATTATTCATTGCACTTATCAAAAGCATCCAACAGTAATAGGCAATAATGTTTCAATTGGACATAATGCAATTGTACATGGCTGTACTGTTCATGACAATGTTTTAATAGGAATGGGGGCTATAGTTATGGATAATTGTGTGATTGAGAGTAACTCTATCATTGCTGCTGGTTCTGTTGTTACACAAAATACAGTTGTTGAATCTGGGACTATTTATGCAGGAATACCAGCAAAAAAAGTAAAAGACATTGATCAGAGTGATTTTGCAGGGGAAATAGAGCGTATATCTAATAATTACGTAATGTATTCGAGTTGGTTCAAATAG
- a CDS encoding OmpH family outer membrane protein: MKKIILFFIAIVAVHSNAQSKAGVKIGYIDMDYILENVPDYKEAASQLEQKAQKWKQDIEVKKNEISKLKEGLKNEKALLTKELIEEREGEIKFLEADLIDYQQKRFGPRGDLAVQKESIIKPVQDQVFNAVQDIAEAKQYDFIFDKSSDMTMLFSAKRFDISDQIVRVITRAEKREELSNKKRKALEEKQEKQDEVADNPALAERQRILDEKKALREKTIEDRRNTAAQKKKEYEEKRKKLLEERSGKKTGTTIDSTSTKKPETDKQLENFNKIENKKADLDSIKAARETARLKTIEDNKKAFEARKKALEEKKKKVQEEREAAAKKAKETKKN, translated from the coding sequence ATGAAAAAAATAATTTTATTCTTTATTGCTATTGTAGCCGTTCATTCAAACGCTCAAAGTAAAGCAGGTGTAAAGATTGGATATATCGATATGGATTATATCCTTGAAAATGTTCCAGACTACAAAGAAGCAGCTTCACAACTAGAGCAAAAAGCTCAAAAATGGAAACAAGACATAGAAGTTAAGAAGAATGAAATTTCTAAACTTAAAGAAGGGCTTAAAAATGAAAAAGCGCTCCTTACAAAAGAATTGATTGAAGAAAGAGAAGGTGAAATTAAATTTCTTGAAGCTGATCTAATTGACTACCAACAAAAAAGATTTGGTCCTCGAGGTGATTTAGCTGTACAAAAAGAATCAATTATAAAACCAGTACAAGATCAAGTTTTTAATGCTGTTCAAGATATCGCTGAAGCTAAACAATATGATTTTATTTTTGACAAATCATCAGATATGACAATGCTTTTTTCGGCTAAAAGATTTGACATAAGTGATCAAATTGTTAGAGTAATTACTAGAGCTGAAAAAAGAGAAGAACTTAGCAATAAAAAACGTAAAGCTCTTGAAGAAAAACAAGAAAAACAAGACGAAGTTGCCGATAATCCTGCATTAGCAGAAAGACAAAGAATTTTAGATGAGAAAAAGGCTTTGCGAGAAAAAACAATTGAAGACCGTAGAAATACTGCCGCTCAAAAGAAAAAAGAATACGAGGAAAAAAGAAAAAAATTACTTGAAGAACGTAGCGGAAAGAAAACTGGCACAACAATTGATTCTACTTCTACAAAAAAACCAGAAACGGATAAACAATTAGAAAATTTCAATAAAATTGAGAATAAAAAAGCTGATTTAGATTCAATAAAAGCTGCGCGTGAAACTGCTAGACTTAAAACTATCGAAGATAATAAAAAAGCATTTGAAGCAAGAAAAAAAGCTTTAGAAGAGAAAAAAAAGAAAGTACAAGAAGAAAGGGAAGCAGCAGCTAAAAAAGCAAAAGAGACTAAAAAAAATTAA
- a CDS encoding isoprenyl transferase encodes MSLLNKINTENLPKHLAIIMDGNGRWAKQQGMLRAFGHENGTKSVRTTVEACAKLGIENLTLYAFSTENWNRPKLEVDTLMKLLISSLKKELETLIKNDIRLNSIGNLETLPKGVQKELAEVIEKTKNNSRMTLTLALSYGSREEILNAVKKISDKVKNNIISIDGIDESILNNHLYTHNLPDVDLVIRTSGEHRISNFLLWQIAYAEFYFTDVLWPDFKEEHLYEAIISYQKRERRFGKTSEQIK; translated from the coding sequence ATGAGCTTATTAAACAAAATTAACACAGAAAACCTACCTAAGCATCTGGCCATTATTATGGACGGTAACGGTCGTTGGGCCAAACAACAAGGAATGCTACGTGCTTTTGGGCATGAAAATGGTACAAAATCTGTGCGAACTACAGTTGAAGCTTGTGCAAAACTAGGGATAGAAAACCTTACTCTTTATGCTTTTTCTACAGAAAACTGGAACAGACCTAAATTAGAAGTAGATACATTAATGAAGCTTCTTATTTCTTCTCTTAAGAAAGAATTAGAAACCTTAATCAAAAATGATATAAGGCTTAATTCTATTGGCAATCTTGAAACCTTACCAAAAGGAGTACAAAAGGAATTAGCGGAAGTAATCGAAAAGACAAAAAACAACTCAAGAATGACTCTTACTTTGGCTCTAAGTTATGGCTCAAGGGAGGAAATCTTAAATGCTGTTAAAAAAATATCAGATAAAGTTAAAAATAATATAATTTCAATTGATGGTATTGACGAATCCATATTAAATAATCATCTTTACACACACAACTTACCAGATGTAGATTTAGTAATAAGAACAAGTGGTGAGCATCGCATCAGTAATTTTTTGCTTTGGCAAATTGCCTATGCCGAATTTTACTTTACAGATGTATTGTGGCCTGATTTTAAAGAAGAGCATTTATATGAAGCAATTATTAGCTATCAAAAAAGAGAACGCAGATTTGGAAAAACAAGTGAACAAATTAAATAA
- a CDS encoding DUF6089 family protein, protein MKNFFYIITLLLAYNIAQSQIHELGVFGGGSNFIGDVGKTNYIAPNEPAFGILYRWNKSPRFSWRASVIQAKISGNDLDSEVDGRKERGLQFKNTITEFSAGFEFDFFDFDLHQTGFFATPYISTGVSYFLADNLYVINKKYYNEDNKGKFALPMIVGVKMKISDSFVLGIESGARYTFTDDIDGSFPKNNSLKQHAFGNTNSNDWYVFTGATLTYTFGQKPCFCADE, encoded by the coding sequence ATGAAGAACTTTTTTTACATAATTACCTTATTATTAGCATATAATATTGCACAGTCACAAATTCACGAATTAGGCGTTTTTGGTGGTGGCAGTAATTTCATTGGTGATGTAGGAAAAACCAATTATATAGCTCCAAACGAACCTGCTTTTGGTATTTTGTACAGATGGAATAAAAGCCCACGATTTTCATGGAGAGCATCAGTTATTCAAGCTAAAATTTCAGGAAACGATTTGGATTCTGAAGTAGACGGAAGAAAAGAAAGAGGGTTGCAGTTCAAGAATACTATCACAGAATTTTCGGCTGGTTTCGAATTTGATTTTTTTGATTTCGACTTACACCAAACTGGCTTTTTTGCAACACCTTATATATCAACTGGAGTTAGTTATTTTTTAGCTGACAACTTATATGTAATTAATAAAAAATATTATAACGAAGACAACAAAGGTAAATTTGCATTGCCAATGATTGTTGGTGTAAAAATGAAAATTTCTGACAGTTTTGTTTTAGGAATTGAAAGTGGAGCGAGATATACATTTACTGATGATATCGATGGTAGTTTTCCTAAAAACAACAGCCTAAAGCAACATGCTTTTGGAAACACAAATAGTAACGACTGGTACGTATTTACCGGAGCAACATTAACATACACATTTGGGCAAAAACCTTGCTTTTGTGCTGACGAATAA
- a CDS encoding CBS domain-containing protein, producing MTNLSDYITQDLKPLDIQESIAVAQDFFLDLPFSHFPVLENGIFIGSVSSEDVENFDSSKKLVDYKYSFEGFFTRKYSVLLDVLDDFAKNETTVLPVLDEQNNFIGYYELEDVIKVFNETPFLKELGAVIIVEKDINDYSFSQISQIIEGNNAKLLGAFLSNTDTEKVQITIKIAEGGINEIIQTFRRYEYEIISEHQEDDYLKTLKERSDYLDRYLNM from the coding sequence ATGACCAATTTATCTGACTATATTACTCAAGATTTAAAACCTCTGGATATACAAGAAAGTATTGCTGTTGCTCAGGATTTTTTTCTTGACTTGCCTTTTTCACATTTTCCAGTTTTAGAAAATGGTATTTTTATTGGTAGTGTATCTTCAGAAGATGTAGAAAATTTTGACTCTTCAAAAAAATTAGTCGATTACAAATATTCTTTTGAAGGCTTCTTTACAAGAAAATATTCAGTTTTACTAGATGTTTTAGATGATTTTGCTAAAAATGAAACAACTGTATTACCAGTTCTTGATGAGCAAAACAACTTTATTGGTTATTATGAACTTGAAGATGTAATTAAGGTGTTTAATGAGACTCCTTTCTTAAAAGAATTAGGTGCTGTTATCATAGTAGAAAAAGACATAAACGACTATTCATTTAGCCAAATTTCACAAATTATAGAAGGGAATAACGCAAAATTATTAGGCGCATTTTTATCTAATACAGATACAGAAAAAGTTCAAATCACTATTAAAATTGCTGAAGGAGGAATAAACGAGATCATTCAAACTTTTCGCCGTTATGAATATGAAATAATCTCTGAACATCAAGAAGATGATTATTTAAAAACTTTAAAAGAACGCTCTGACTATTTAGACCGATACCTTAATATGTAA
- a CDS encoding pyridoxine 5'-phosphate synthase — MTHNNCKLSVNINKIATLRNSRGGNTPSVIEAAKKIQGFGAHGITIHPRPDERHIRYQDARDLKDVVYTEYNIEGNPQHNFIDLVLECKPTQVTLVPDAIGALTSNAGWDTIKNQSYLKEVIAEFKRNGIRTSIFVDPILEMVEGAKETGTDRIELYTEAFAHEYGLGNKNGILPYVEAAKLANELGLGINAGHDLSLDNIEFFNKNIPGLMEVSIGHALISESLYLGLENVVNMYLQKLK, encoded by the coding sequence ATGACACATAATAATTGTAAGTTAAGCGTAAATATTAATAAAATTGCGACTTTGCGAAATTCACGTGGAGGAAATACACCAAGTGTAATTGAGGCTGCAAAAAAAATTCAAGGTTTTGGGGCACATGGAATAACAATTCATCCACGTCCTGACGAAAGACATATTCGTTATCAAGATGCTCGTGATTTAAAAGATGTAGTTTACACCGAATATAATATTGAAGGTAATCCGCAACACAATTTCATAGATTTAGTATTAGAATGTAAGCCTACGCAAGTTACGCTTGTGCCAGATGCAATTGGTGCATTGACTTCTAATGCTGGGTGGGATACGATTAAAAATCAATCGTATTTGAAAGAAGTAATTGCTGAATTTAAAAGAAACGGGATTCGAACTTCTATCTTTGTTGATCCTATTTTGGAAATGGTTGAAGGAGCTAAAGAAACTGGGACTGATCGAATAGAGTTATATACAGAAGCATTTGCACACGAATATGGTTTGGGAAATAAGAATGGAATTTTGCCTTATGTTGAAGCAGCAAAATTAGCTAATGAATTAGGATTAGGAATTAATGCTGGTCATGATTTGAGTTTAGATAATATTGAATTTTTCAACAAGAATATTCCTGGACTAATGGAAGTTTCCATAGGTCATGCTTTAATTTCTGAATCATTGTATCTAGGTTTAGAAAATGTCGTTAATATGTATTTGCAAAAACTAAAATAA
- a CDS encoding BamA/OMP85 family outer membrane protein, translating to MKQLLAIKKENADLEKQVNKLNNLLSIKNSVKLMLLFIFLGHSINTNAQDRLSFEDGKSYILKKVSVTGKVTYNEQTIVTFAGLEKGQRITVPGEEISNSIKKLWRLGLYNDVNFFVDKIEGDSISLNLHLTELPKLKEVKIVGVKKGAVEKLIKDNSLTPEKIVNENLITTTKYYIENKYKKEGYFNTKVHITTIEDTATINHVNMLVNVDKGRKVRIKKIIVEGNSQLTDAKIRNAMKNTKQKGFFRKGLLNVFKSSKYIKEKYKEDLGTIVDKYKENGFRDARVKYDTVNYNKEKNNVTIKLNIEEGKKYYFGKIDFLGNTVYSDTYLNRQLGINKGDVYNGILLQKRISDQSKPDGDDLTNLYQNNGYLFSNINPVEVSTANDTIDMEIRIVEGPLAYFNKISVVGNDKTNDKVIYRELRTKPGDVYSKETLVRTIRELGQLGFFDPEAIKPDFENVDPAAGTVDIKYNLVEKGASQIELQGGYGGGGFIGTLGLSFNNFAMSNIFKKDAYKPLPMGDGQKLSLRLQASTYFRTYSFSFSEPWFGGKKPIQFSGSISYSTQYSNNFATGRVDKTKSFNIFTTSIGLAKRLKVPDDFFVLSQAIAYQHYDLKNYNIGLFTFGNGSSRNLSYTIGLSRNNKGLNPIFPTYGSEFSLSGKFTLPYSLFNGVDYGNLKNLPDYKLKSLYYIEEDANGNIVNIGDYIDANGNKVNDPANAAVDQAKVDQKKFNWLEYYKIKFKAEWFTPIYEKLTLRTLGEFGFMGAYDKNRGLVPFERFYLGGDGMANYSMDGRETIQLRGYPNNSLTPINSNGEQIGATVYNKFTLELRYPITLKQAASIYALTFLEAGTAYPDFKKYNPFNLQRSAGVGLRVFMPAFGLLGIDFGHGFDAVPGTTVKNGWETHFIIGQQF from the coding sequence ATGAAGCAATTATTAGCTATCAAAAAAGAGAACGCAGATTTGGAAAAACAAGTGAACAAATTAAATAATTTATTAAGTATTAAAAACAGCGTTAAATTAATGCTGTTATTCATATTTTTAGGTCATTCAATCAATACAAATGCTCAAGACAGACTATCTTTTGAAGATGGTAAATCTTACATATTAAAAAAGGTATCCGTTACAGGAAAAGTAACTTATAACGAACAAACCATTGTTACTTTCGCTGGACTTGAAAAAGGACAAAGAATAACTGTACCTGGAGAGGAAATCAGTAACTCTATAAAAAAACTTTGGCGTTTAGGCTTATATAATGACGTAAACTTTTTTGTAGACAAAATAGAAGGAGATAGTATCTCTTTAAATTTACATTTAACAGAACTTCCAAAATTGAAGGAAGTTAAAATTGTTGGTGTTAAAAAAGGAGCTGTTGAAAAATTAATAAAAGACAACAGTCTAACACCTGAAAAAATTGTAAATGAAAATTTAATTACAACCACTAAATATTATATTGAGAATAAATATAAAAAAGAGGGGTACTTTAACACAAAAGTTCATATAACAACTATTGAAGATACAGCGACAATAAACCACGTTAACATGCTTGTAAATGTTGATAAAGGCAGAAAAGTTAGAATCAAAAAAATCATTGTTGAGGGTAATTCGCAACTTACCGATGCAAAAATTAGAAATGCTATGAAAAACACTAAACAAAAAGGGTTTTTCAGAAAAGGTTTACTTAATGTTTTCAAATCTTCAAAATACATAAAAGAAAAATACAAGGAAGACTTAGGTACTATAGTAGACAAGTACAAAGAAAATGGTTTTAGAGATGCACGTGTTAAATATGATACTGTAAACTACAATAAAGAAAAAAACAATGTAACTATAAAACTAAACATTGAAGAAGGAAAAAAATACTACTTTGGTAAAATTGACTTTTTAGGAAACACCGTTTACAGTGATACATACTTGAACAGACAACTTGGAATAAACAAAGGAGATGTTTATAATGGTATCTTATTACAAAAACGAATTTCAGATCAATCAAAACCAGACGGAGACGATTTAACTAACCTATACCAAAACAATGGTTATTTATTCTCAAATATCAACCCAGTAGAAGTTAGTACTGCTAATGACACTATTGATATGGAAATCAGAATTGTAGAAGGTCCTTTAGCATATTTTAATAAAATATCTGTTGTAGGAAATGATAAAACAAACGACAAAGTAATTTATCGCGAATTACGCACCAAGCCTGGTGATGTTTATAGTAAAGAAACACTAGTTAGAACAATACGTGAACTTGGTCAATTAGGCTTTTTTGATCCTGAAGCAATCAAACCAGATTTTGAAAATGTTGACCCAGCTGCTGGAACTGTAGATATCAAATATAATTTAGTAGAAAAAGGAGCTAGTCAAATTGAACTTCAAGGGGGTTATGGCGGAGGAGGTTTCATTGGCACATTGGGATTATCATTTAATAACTTTGCAATGTCCAATATCTTCAAAAAAGATGCTTACAAACCTCTCCCTATGGGTGACGGTCAAAAATTATCTTTAAGACTTCAAGCAAGTACTTATTTTAGAACTTATAGTTTCTCATTTTCTGAACCATGGTTTGGAGGTAAAAAACCAATACAATTCTCAGGGTCAATTTCTTACAGCACACAATATTCAAACAATTTTGCAACAGGAAGAGTAGACAAAACTAAAAGTTTTAACATCTTTACAACTTCAATAGGTTTAGCAAAAAGATTAAAAGTTCCAGATGATTTCTTTGTATTATCACAAGCCATAGCTTATCAACATTATGACTTAAAAAATTACAACATAGGACTTTTTACTTTTGGTAACGGAAGCTCAAGAAACTTATCTTATACAATAGGATTAAGTAGAAACAACAAAGGTCTTAACCCTATCTTCCCTACATACGGATCAGAATTTAGTTTAAGTGGAAAGTTTACATTACCATACTCATTATTCAATGGTGTTGATTATGGAAACCTAAAAAATCTACCAGACTATAAATTGAAAAGTCTTTATTATATAGAGGAAGATGCTAATGGAAACATTGTTAATATTGGCGATTACATTGATGCAAATGGAAACAAAGTTAATGACCCAGCAAATGCAGCAGTGGATCAAGCAAAAGTTGATCAGAAGAAATTTAACTGGTTGGAGTATTATAAAATTAAATTTAAAGCAGAATGGTTTACACCAATCTATGAGAAACTTACGCTACGCACATTAGGAGAATTTGGTTTTATGGGTGCCTATGACAAAAATCGAGGATTGGTTCCTTTTGAGCGTTTTTATTTAGGTGGTGACGGAATGGCAAATTATTCTATGGACGGTAGAGAGACAATTCAGTTGAGAGGTTACCCTAACAACTCTTTAACACCTATAAATTCAAATGGAGAACAAATTGGCGCCACTGTATACAATAAATTCACATTAGAATTACGTTATCCTATTACATTAAAACAAGCAGCATCTATTTATGCGTTAACGTTTTTAGAAGCAGGTACGGCATACCCAGACTTTAAAAAATATAATCCATTCAACTTACAGCGTTCAGCAGGTGTAGGATTAAGAGTCTTTATGCCAGCCTTTGGATTATTAGGAATCGATTTTGGACACGGTTTTGATGCAGTTCCTGGAACAACAGTTAAAAATGGATGGGAAACACATTTCATCATTGGTCAACAATTTTAA
- a CDS encoding NAD kinase yields the protein MKVAIFGQFYQNTTSPIMERLLHFLEINKVDFTIESNFLKILQDNKAITIDLPTFSSYKDLDKSYDMLLSVGGDGTFLRAVTYVRKSGIPILGINAGRLGFLANVQQENIEKILKLIIKKEYKISKRTLLSLSGTPKIDVISDLNFAMNEITVSRKDTASMITIETYLNNEYLTSYWADGVIISTPTGSTGYSMSCGGPILTPDATSLVITPIAPHNLNARPLVIPDNTTLKLVVSGREENYLVSLDSRIASVKNESVLTIKKTPFKINMVEIPEETFLKTLRNKLLFGQDKRN from the coding sequence ATGAAAGTAGCGATTTTTGGACAATTTTATCAAAACACTACTTCGCCCATAATGGAGCGACTTTTACATTTCTTAGAAATCAATAAAGTAGATTTCACGATAGAATCTAATTTTTTAAAAATACTTCAAGACAACAAAGCGATAACTATTGATTTACCTACTTTCTCATCATACAAAGATTTAGATAAGTCATATGATATGCTTTTAAGTGTTGGTGGTGACGGTACATTTTTGAGAGCAGTCACATATGTGAGAAAATCAGGTATTCCAATTTTAGGCATTAATGCTGGGCGCCTAGGTTTTTTAGCTAATGTTCAACAAGAAAATATTGAGAAAATTTTAAAACTCATTATTAAAAAAGAGTATAAAATCTCAAAAAGAACATTACTTAGTCTAAGTGGCACTCCAAAAATTGATGTCATAAGTGATTTAAATTTTGCCATGAATGAAATCACCGTGAGTCGTAAAGACACTGCATCGATGATTACTATTGAAACTTATTTAAACAACGAATATCTTACATCATATTGGGCCGATGGCGTTATAATTTCAACTCCAACAGGATCTACAGGATATTCTATGAGTTGTGGAGGTCCCATTTTAACTCCAGACGCTACAAGCCTTGTGATAACACCAATTGCCCCACATAATCTTAACGCAAGACCTTTAGTCATTCCCGACAACACAACTTTAAAATTAGTGGTATCAGGAAGAGAAGAAAATTATTTAGTTTCTCTGGATTCAAGAATTGCTTCGGTAAAAAATGAATCAGTATTGACAATTAAGAAAACACCATTCAAAATAAACATGGTAGAGATTCCAGAAGAAACTTTTCTAAAAACACTAAGAAACAAACTTCTTTTTGGGCAAGACAAACGTAATTAA
- a CDS encoding phage holin family protein: MNLLKKLLISTIIVLLLSYFLKPGVQVDNITTALIVAVVLGLLNTFVKPVLVFFTLPITFFTLGLFLLVINTVMVYTCDYLVDGFEVNSFLTAMLFSILLSVSQWILYKFIKD, translated from the coding sequence ATGAACTTATTAAAAAAACTACTTATTTCGACAATCATAGTGTTATTATTGTCCTATTTTCTAAAGCCTGGTGTTCAGGTTGATAATATTACAACTGCATTAATAGTAGCTGTTGTTTTGGGACTTTTAAATACTTTTGTAAAACCAGTTTTGGTGTTTTTTACCCTTCCTATTACTTTTTTCACATTGGGATTGTTTCTTTTAGTAATTAATACTGTGATGGTTTACACTTGTGATTATTTAGTAGACGGATTTGAGGTAAATAGCTTCCTTACAGCAATGCTTTTTAGTATTCTATTGTCGGTTTCGCAATGGATACTTTATAAGTTTATAAAGGATTAA
- a CDS encoding OmpH family outer membrane protein translates to MKQIKTLLIAAVMMLGASQMNAQAKTAHIDVNDLLSKMPEMTSAKAQLEKLSKTFDGEYSTMVTEYQTKMKKYEAEASTQTETANETRAKEMQDMGQRIQQYRDSAQKQLQDKEMEIVKPIMDKAKAAIIKVAKAKGYQYVMDSASLILADGPNLFEDVKKELKF, encoded by the coding sequence ATGAAACAGATTAAAACTTTACTTATTGCAGCAGTAATGATGTTAGGGGCAAGCCAAATGAATGCTCAAGCAAAGACAGCTCATATAGATGTAAATGATTTATTGTCAAAAATGCCAGAAATGACATCTGCAAAAGCACAGTTAGAAAAATTAAGCAAAACTTTTGACGGTGAATATTCTACAATGGTAACTGAATACCAAACAAAAATGAAAAAATACGAAGCTGAAGCATCTACTCAAACTGAAACTGCAAACGAAACTCGTGCTAAAGAAATGCAAGATATGGGTCAACGTATCCAACAGTATAGAGATTCTGCTCAAAAACAATTACAAGATAAAGAAATGGAAATTGTTAAGCCTATCATGGATAAAGCTAAAGCAGCAATCATCAAAGTAGCTAAAGCAAAAGGATACCAATATGTAATGGATTCTGCTAGCTTAATTTTAGCTGATGGTCCAAACCTATTCGAAGATGTGAAAAAAGAATTAAAATTCTAA
- a CDS encoding alpha/beta fold hydrolase, which yields MLHSNIVGEGKPLLIIHGFLGMSDNWKTLASQYAEQGFQVHALDLRNHGKSFHSNDWGYDFMVKDVVEYCQYHQLKNIDVIGHSMGGKVVMLLATNYPQLVDKLVVADIGPKFYAPHHQTILASLNAVDFSKKPSRAEAEEIVSGYIHDFGTRQFLLKNLYWVEPGQLGFRFNLKVFTENTSVIGDALPFENHFDKETLFLRGDKSDYILDADFETIYHHFPKAEIETVSNAGHWLHAENPKEFFEKTIHFLKN from the coding sequence TTGCTGCATTCAAATATAGTAGGAGAAGGAAAGCCTCTATTGATTATTCATGGGTTTCTTGGTATGTCTGATAATTGGAAAACTCTGGCTTCACAATATGCTGAACAAGGATTTCAAGTGCATGCGTTAGATTTACGTAACCATGGGAAAAGTTTCCATTCAAATGATTGGGGGTATGATTTTATGGTTAAGGATGTTGTAGAATACTGCCAATATCATCAATTAAAAAATATAGATGTTATTGGGCATTCTATGGGAGGGAAAGTAGTGATGTTACTTGCTACAAATTATCCTCAATTGGTAGATAAATTAGTTGTGGCAGATATTGGTCCAAAGTTTTACGCGCCACATCATCAAACCATTTTAGCATCATTAAATGCTGTTGATTTTTCTAAAAAGCCTTCTCGAGCTGAAGCTGAAGAAATTGTTTCGGGTTATATTCATGATTTTGGAACACGTCAGTTTTTGTTGAAGAATTTATATTGGGTTGAGCCTGGGCAATTAGGTTTTAGGTTTAATTTGAAAGTCTTCACTGAAAATACTTCAGTAATTGGTGATGCGTTACCATTTGAAAACCATTTTGATAAAGAAACATTGTTTTTAAGAGGTGATAAATCAGATTATATTTTGGATGCTGATTTTGAAACTATTTATCATCATTTTCCAAAAGCTGAAATAGAAACCGTTTCTAATGCAGGACACTGGCTTCATGCCGAAAATCCAAAAGAATTTTTTGAAAAAACGATACATTTTTTAAAGAACTAA
- the murI gene encoding glutamate racemase, whose amino-acid sequence MSSTKPIGLFDSGIGGTSIWREIHNLLPHEDTIYLADSKNAPYGKKTKQEIIDLSAKNVDFLLEQDCKIIVVACNTATTNAIKELREKYDVPFIGIEPAIKPAANLSSTQTIGILATKGTLNSELFNKQVENYTNVNILEQVGYGLVELIEGGKIDSEEMRNLLKIYLRPMVKANIDYLVLGCSHYPYLIPEIEKIIPKHVRIIDSGQAVAKQTKAILEKNGLLNTSENKAKNLFYVNSDAAVLKNILGFSTNVFQKDF is encoded by the coding sequence ATGAGTAGTACAAAACCAATAGGTTTATTTGATTCGGGTATCGGAGGCACTTCAATTTGGAGAGAAATACATAATTTACTTCCACACGAAGACACCATTTATTTAGCTGACAGCAAGAATGCTCCTTACGGGAAAAAAACGAAGCAAGAAATAATAGATCTTTCTGCAAAAAACGTAGACTTTCTTTTAGAACAAGACTGCAAAATAATAGTAGTAGCTTGCAACACTGCTACAACAAATGCTATTAAAGAATTAAGAGAAAAATATGATGTCCCCTTTATAGGTATTGAACCTGCAATTAAACCAGCTGCAAACCTTTCCTCCACTCAAACGATAGGAATCTTAGCAACAAAAGGAACTCTTAACAGTGAGTTGTTCAACAAGCAAGTAGAAAACTACACAAATGTCAATATTCTTGAACAAGTAGGCTATGGACTAGTCGAATTAATTGAAGGTGGGAAAATAGATTCAGAAGAAATGCGTAATCTTCTAAAAATTTATCTTCGCCCAATGGTTAAAGCCAATATTGATTATCTAGTTTTAGGATGTAGTCATTATCCTTATTTAATTCCTGAAATTGAGAAAATAATTCCCAAACATGTTAGAATTATAGATTCTGGTCAGGCAGTTGCAAAACAAACAAAAGCTATTTTAGAAAAAAACGGATTATTAAATACATCTGAAAATAAAGCCAAAAATCTATTTTATGTTAACAGTGATGCTGCTGTTCTAAAAAACATTTTAGGTTTTAGCACGAATGTGTTCCAAAAAGATTTTTAG